A window of Drosophila sulfurigaster albostrigata strain 15112-1811.04 chromosome X, ASM2355843v2, whole genome shotgun sequence genomic DNA:
aaaaacttttgtttcatttccattccattttccattttcatttccatttgcctGATATTATTTGGCTGAGCGCATTGCGTTCGGTTGCGTTGCGTTCAGTTGCGTTCCGTTGCTCTCGTCTATGTTTAATTATGACTGACACTGTTGGCCAGGCCAACACATTTCAGCACTTGACTCCCTCTCCTTCACAGTTGCTCCCCTTAagagcatcagcatcagcagcagcagcaagtttGCCTAATCTGGCGCAAGTGATTAGGCTAAGCTCCAAATGTGTCTAGTAACAATTAAAACCAGCTCAAAGGCTTTCgcccctctcgctctctctctctctctctctccaacTGCCAACTCTAAATGTCCCACACGTCGACCGTCGACCGTTcgcaattaaagcaaaacttttacGGGATTTTGGCCACCGCCGTTCGTCGTCCGTCGTCCGTCGCCCGTCTTCCGCTCAGCTTTGTAAGCCAAGAATTATGGCATGCAATCAGGCAAGAAGCATCGAGCATCTTGGCCATGATGTAACgcaagaaatataatttattttacgttTAGCTCGGCAAACGTATCCCATTCCCACTTCCTACTCCGATTCCGTCTCCGACTCCGTCTCTGACTGCCATTGAAGCGTATAAGTGCCGGAGTCGTAGCGCCGTTCCTCCTGGTCAATAACTGGCGTATGGCCTCCGCCTTTGTTCACCACGGAGGCGGGggcgtggcacacacacacaatggcGTCGCTTTGACGCTTTGGCGACGCTGACATCAGCCTTTTAATGCCCCATCGCCGAAGCGTCGCAAGTTCTGACGTCCAAATTGCCCCACAGTGGCGTCGCATTCAAAGGGaccaaataaaagaaattcattgcttttgtttgtatttgaaaGCGTCGCTAGTtctattgaatatttatattctttactTTCTAAAACAATTAACTATTTCACATTTAGGCAATACTTTGCTTTTAAAAGCAAGGAAAAagaatttacaacaaaatgaagtCTGGTCACACTGTTATATTTTCTCTCGGGTTTTTGATATGTGAGTGTGGCAAACTGTtatgaaagaaaatattaaacattatgAATAAGTTTTGAATAtcccaaaaatattaataaaaaataaatctggTCACATTGTTAGATTTTTTCTCTTCTTACAACTTTGTGCCTGGtggaaatgtgtgtaacagacagaagataaaaattgtaaaagttattaaacaaaaactttagTATGGGCAAAAATGTGCCTTATTTGCTTTGTCtgactatttggtatatttttcgctCTGTGGTATATTCTGAATGTAGTGTTCtatcaatatacctaaaatagcctgtgttatatttgtattatttttgaggtacattaatttgtttttttttttaaattgtgaaaatataccataaatcgcctttggtatatttttagtattttgagatacattattttggtatatttaaaaattaacaccGCATTGCGAAAATATACCTCAAATCGCCTTTggtatatgttagtattttgAGATAcattatttcggtatattttaaaataaataccgcgCTGTGAAAAATACCTCaaatagcctttggtatttttttagtagtTTTGAGGTACactaatttggtatgtttaaaatgaatattgcaCTGCgagtatcttacagtcgagtatactcCACTGTAGCTATGAGTGTGGCAAATTATTGTCGAAGAAAACATTGAATCgtaaaaattgaaatcataaAACGTTCGCTTGAGTATCTTAACAATTaaccaatttaaaaattatgaaatgttATGAATAAGTAATGAAAATTCAGTAACAACTTATTTACATGAGATTGTAATTAGTTAATATGTTTAATGATCAATATATTCTAAGAAAATCTAATATTCCATTTCTTGAAAACatgtttcaatataaattccaaaactaaaattaatgaattaatatttatattactaaatatattatattatattcttattaatAGAAACTATCAACTACAAAATTAGAGTTTTAATTAgagttttttaaattcttactTTCCTATTCACAAGCTGAAGACCTTTGCAGCCATTGCTTTATCAATAGTGttagttttaatttcaattatagctaacctttttaaataaatataaaagtctTCCACAATATTCAGCAATCTGGAGCCCTTTGAGTAACCACAATGGACGCCTCTGGGTCGCAGTTTTACGAGTTGAAAGTGAAGCTGaagcacaaaaataataatacgagCTCAAAGCGAAAAactttctataatttttatgttatgttgGAATGTATATCGTAGTTTCATCCCAGCAGCCGTACAATGTGAATGGACTCCCAAGCTATAGCTATCCAGGGATTGCACTTGGAGTGTCgatttgttgtagttgctccTTCAGATTTATCAATGGACAgcacgcaacaacaaaaagttgcgTGCACCACGAATAagtagagagacagagaataGAGGGAAATGGTCAGACACCCTGACTCTATATGCGTTACTAATCTAATTTGCAGTTATTGGCGGCCAGATTAGAGTGTCGGCCACATATGTGTGTAATGCGTATCGCGTGCCCCTCGAAACAGATTTCATTCTCTACTGTATTGCCTATAATTTGACGGCACAACGGGGGgcaaggcaaaaggcaaaagagaaaaacaccGCCTCACAGCCACTGCCATACATTAGTCTAAGCTGTGCAAGTGCAaaacataatgaaaatgatGTCAGTTTGATAAGATTTCGCCGTGGGGCGTGAGTATTATTGATGTTTAGTTGCTCTCttcttgtatgtgtgtgtttccgTACAGAAATTCGCATGTTATATGAAAAGTTTTGCTGCTTAAAGTTGCCACAAACGAAACTTGTGCGCCACATGGCTCGATGTCTTGTCGAGTGTGGGCGTCGTATTACACTTTGTataacaatttcattaatgtgaaatatgcaaagtgcgcataaaatgtgtttaaatgtaaataatctTGTTGAGGAGTATACATAACAGCAAAATTATGTAGTGCAGTCTATTATCTTGTATAACAGTTAGCAaagttattcaaataatatttagattTAAATGTATCACTTGTTTTGTATAACACTTAGCAAAGTTGTCGAAATACTATTTAGAATTTCATGTATCACTTGTCTTGTATAACACTTAGCAAAGTTATCCAatgaatattttgatttgtctGTATAACTGGACTTGTATTACAGTTAGCAAAATCATTCAAATAATATGGAGTTTTGCCTGTATAACTTGACTTTTATAACAGTTAGCAAAATAATCCAAGTCGCATTTAGATTTGCCTGTATAGTTCGACTTGTATAACAGTTGGCAAAGATAtccaaataatatttagattTGCCTTTATAACAGTCAAAAGGTATGACacttatttacttattttttctattcaataaactgaaaaataatagctcacaaagaaaaatatctgattttcgatttttagttcataaattgaattcgaatttTAAGTTTGATTACATAGCTAGTTCtcaaaaatatagtattttagttATAATTACCACAGATTACAacttgaaatacaaaatttgatatCGCTTCAGCCAGAAGTTCAAAGCTTATACTGcagatacatatattcatttattttataccaGTTACtcaatcaaaatttgtttgcaatcagataaagattttaaaaattgcttaagaattaatttttgttaaacatctagtatattttgttatactaaatacagtttttggtttattttattgttggtATATTGGTTTAACGAGCTttcttaataatatataataattgcatGTATAACAGTTTTTTATAACAACTGCTATACAACATACCTAAAACTATGtttcaaagtaaataaatttgcttgGCAAGTTGAAGTAATTTCTCAAGTCAATATTTTAGCAATCGAAATCCAAATTttatcaagtatttttgcaacaTTTGATTGTGCCTTTTTCTCTCCCCAGTTCCCCCCACACATGTCTATGCCCTGGGAGAGGGGCCTGTCATGTCTGTAACGGGAGCACTGTCAAAGTGTCAACGCAGCAAATGGCAATCGGGTGAAGGCAAAGGGCGGCAACGACCAACGAGGCAACTTTCAACTGGCCACTGACAGCGCCTATCaaattaagcaaaacaaaattgcattatGCCAGAAAGTAGCATACACAATGCAAGCTACAGTAGCGGGAAAGGGATACACTGGATTAGAGatagagagcagagagcagagagcagaggAGAGATGAGAGAGGAGAGGGGGAGGTGCACATGTGTCGGCACAGCCAAAATTATTCATTGCACAATGCGGTCCAGACAATTTATGCTAATCAACATCAATCGATTTGCATGCCATGCATATGACCGAAGCATAAAAGCTGGAAAGGCCAGTTCAGCTCCTCCTAACCGATAGATAGCAACATTGTGaagctgtctcgctctctctctctcactcactctctgtcgctctctctctctatctattgCTGTAGGGTTTGGGCTTCAGGGTTCCAGGCTTTACTGCCTGTTTATTGGGCGGTTCTGTGGGCTGCGGTTCAATGGACATTTCAGGCATTTCGCAAAGTGGGTGTTGATATTAATGTTCGAGTATGCCAAAGTGGACAATCACTGCATGTGGGTGGGTAATTGCATATAACGAAGTGAACggcttcttctccttctccacATTGTGAGTGTCTAGTGACGTTGGTGATGCCGAACTGATGCTCGCTACCCTCAGCTGCTGGTTGActatagcaacagcaataatttgcaaatgtttcacaacaaaaaaaaaataagaagggAATAGACGGGGAACGAGAACAACGATGCTACGTTGCTCTACAAACTGTGTGTACTTTATTAAAtagtacaaatttaataaatctcTTTTCAAGAGAGAATAACAGTTATGAAAGACAATATAACAGTTGAGTTTGAGTACGTAGCTTTACGTAATACgaaaaatttcactttatatttagtataacttaaagtaaaaagtaaagtataaaCCTAAACAGTATAACAGTATTGTTTGAATACGTACACATCTTTAGTTTATACAAACAATTTTAggttataaattgtataacaGTTGATTAGAACAGTATGTGCGCCAATCTGCTTTACTAAATGCAAAGTAAAGCAATGCAAGCCGGATCACACATTTAACTTTTATAGTGTATCACAGTTGATTTGAACACATTATGTGAGGCGCTGCGTTTCACTTcctgaaaaattaaaaaaggacAAGCACATACGAACAATCTACATGTATGTTGTATATCTGTATAACAATTTGTATAACAGATTCGCATATAGCTACTCGTGCAGCAATCTTTTTTAATATCTGCTTAACAAACCTGTGGAAACACTAAACTATTATCATGTATAACAGTATAACAGTTGATTACAACAGTATGTGAGGCACTCCGCTTTACTTCCAGTATAATAGAGAAAAGCAAACACTTACATACGAGCAACCTGTTTGATGTATAACAGTATAACAATTTGTATAACAGTATAACAATTTGTATAACAGTTTTTCATATCAACACAAAGGACGCATAGGCAAATAACAAGTGCCAATGCCAAACCCCTATCCGAGAATCGAAACTGAACTCAACCAACCCGCACAGACAACAGATAGCGAGCACCACCGTTTGCACCACCACGTGTAAAGAGTTTGTAGTTTTAtagtactacatacatacatatgtacatacatatatgtaacaAATATGCAGCACACATGTTGTCAtaatcatcgtcatcatcatcatcatcatgatggTGAGGCGTGCTCATGAATTTGCACAGTATTGCAAATGAACTTGCCCCACCTgcaacgaacacacacacacacacacacacacacgacatGCCACACAATCGAAAcgacaaaaaatgtaaaatagaaaaataaaagagatttTGGTGTGGATTGTGCAAATTTACTTCAATTCCGCTGTGTGCGTGgacaattttgtaaatttgatttggcTCGGGGAAAATGcggtgaaagagagagagagagagagagagagagagagagagagcgaacatttgaaacattgaaaatggaaaaacaattgaatatgtttatgttgcgtatttcgtatttcgtagCAGGCAACGAACTATACTTTCGCTAAATATGCACAATAAAGCCAGTCAGCAAATACGTTTCGAGTTAGAACAAAATCGATTGTTCATTTTAAACACAGTTCAATTCTCAATTTGTGAAACGAAATTGTACATTCAAAATTGTAGCCAaaaggcataaataataatataacaaaatattgatCAATTAACATAGCAAAAAGAACCCACACAATTTTACCAAAATCTTAGTGATAATGCTCAAGGATCAGCCGACATTCAAAGAGGTGGCCAAGGTCTTTATAGTTGGTAAGTTTGCTGTATAACAACAAGTATAACtgtaatgtatatataatttcgaTTAGGATTAGCATTACGCTCGTATATTGCCGATGGCGATGGACAGCAGCGTCGCACCTGCTTCGGTCACGAGCTGTCGCGTCGCATTTGCATCGCCGCCAATCGCCATCGACCGAGCACGCGTTATCGCCTGCTGAAGTTCATGTCGCCGGAGCGTCTCAAGGACTACGATATGCGACACAAGGAGCAACGTGATCTCAGGCAAGTGGCTCACGAATTTGCCAGCAAAAGTGGACGCGATGGCGGTGGAGATGCGACGCCATTAAATCTAAAGCACAATCAGTAATTGGCGATACccagaaaatgtaaaatataatatagaaaagtCGCGTGTAGAACTCTATCTTCagtttttttcattaaaaagatATCCATATTTGATTGTGatcacaaacaaattttagaaattgtttaagaattaacaaatttgttacaaatctggtatattttgtatatcgatgtaccaaatatagttcttggtgtattttggtattttgttgatatattaatttcacaTACAGTAATCTATAGCACTTTTTATCACAATCAGAAATTTACCATTACCTAAATCATGCTGAGAGCtgtaatttacaaaataaatatcggTTTGTCGaacaattcggtatattttgcactttatagtatgttttgaatatacttaatatcgattttttgtatttctttattaagaATCTGTacaacatatgtatttaaagtaGCTTAAAAACACAACAGGgtagcaaatataaaaaaaaaattacataatagattttggtattttagtatgttttggtatattgttttggcacaaaaaaaagacagactgtagctttcttccttgtttattttttgcaatctGAAAATAGAGTTCGCAATTAAGTAAATCGTGCCAATAatgtt
This region includes:
- the LOC133847864 gene encoding uncharacterized protein LOC133847864, whose protein sequence is MLKDQPTFKEVAKVFIVGLALRSYIADGDGQQRRTCFGHELSRRICIAANRHRPSTRYRLLKFMSPERLKDYDMRHKEQRDLRQVAHEFASKSGRDGGGDATPLNLKHNQ